CACGTGGCCCAGGTTGGACTTCGCGGAGCCGATCGGCAGGCTCTCGCTCGCCGCGAAGACGTGCGCGAGCGATCGCACCTCGATGGAGTCGCCGACCGGCGTCCCGGTGGCGTGGCACTCCACAAGGGACACTGTCTCCGGCGGGATACCAGCGACCTCGTAGGCCTGCCGCATCGCCCTTTCCTGCCCGTCCTGCGCGGGCACGAGCAAACCACCGGTCCGGCCGTCGTTGGACAGACCGACGCCGCGCACCACACCGAAGATCGGCATGTCCTGGCGCACCGCGTCGGCCAGCCGCACCAGGGCCACCATCCCGGCACCCTCGCCGAGGACCAGGCCGTCGGAGTCGCGGTGGAACGGACGGCTCTGCCCGGTGCGGCTCGTCGCCGAGAGCGCCGCGAAGTTGACCTGGAGGACCAGCTGGTCCGCGCGGTTCACCGCCCCCGCCAGCATGAGGTCCGCCGAGCCGTCGAGCAGTCGGTCGCAGGCCAGCTTGATCGCGTACAGCGACGACGCGCAGGCCGCGTCGAGCGCGAAGGACCCCGCGTCCAGTCCGAGCGCCTTGGCGGCGAGGTGCGCGGGAAGCCCGGCGGAGAACCGGTTCCGGGCGTCCGGCCTCGGCCGGTCACCGCGCAGGGCCGGTGTTGCGTCGAGCAGCACGTGCGCGGCGAAACCCGCCATGGCCTCCGGTGGCATGCACAGGTTGCCGAGCACGAGTCCGGACCGGGACGGGGCGGCACCCAGTCCGGACTCGCGCAGTGCTTCGCGACCGGCGTGCAACACCCACTGGAACAACGGATCCAGGGCGAGCACGGTGGGGGTGTCGATCGCGAAGCCGGAGGGGTCGAACACGGCTTCGAAGCCGCGCACGTACCCACCGACGTCGGAATAGGTGCGGTCGACGGTCTCGGAGTCCGTCGCCATCGCCCACCGCGGACCGAGCCCCCACCTGCCGGGCGGCACGGTGGACAGGCTCCGCCTGCCCGCGACGAGGTTGTCCCAGTACTGCCCGGGGGTGAACGCGCCGGGCAGCACGCAGCCCCGGCCGACGATCGCGATGTCCACGCTGCTGTTCCCCTCCCGGGTCACTGGAACTGGAGGCGGGCGCGGAAGCTCGGCTCGTCGCCGACCTCGATGTCCACCGCCGTCGCGTCGATCCGCTTGCCGCGCACAGGAATCCGGCCGCCCGAACCGGCCAGGGGGCTCAGCTCCCGCACGTCCCCGAGGACGATCCCGAGGTCGGGGAACCACGAACGAGCTGCCCGGATCATCCACTCCGCCGCGGTCTCGACGGACACGCCGGTCCCGGCGTGGTCGCGCACCTCGACCGCGGGCGGGTCCTGGTTGCGGCCGGTCATCACAGCGACGCCCTCGCCGGCGGTGACGATCACGCGCACGTCGTTGCCCGCCCCGGTCACCTCGTCAGCGAAGGCGGCACCGCCCTCGTCGAGCGGGATCAGCGCGATCTCCCTGCGGCGGAAGAACTCCTTCAGCGAGGAGTCGACCATGCCGCCCTCCCACGGCCCCCACGCGATGGACCGCACCAGGCAGTCCGGCCTGCGCACGCTCTCCGCGACGGCGACGTGGTTCAACGTCTCGTTGGCCATGGCGTAGTCGCTCTGCCGGTCGCTGCCGAAGGTGCCCGCGACCGAGGAGAACAGGCAGAGCATGGTCAGCGGGTCCTCGGCGGTCGCGTCCAGCAACGCGCGCAACCCGGTGAGCTTCGTGCCGGTGACGCGTTCGAACTGCTCGTCGGTCTTCTCCACCAGCGGGTGGTCCTCGATGACGCCCGCCGCGTGCACGAGCCCGGTGATCGGCCCCCACTGCGCGCGAACGACGTCCAGCACGGCGGCCACCTCCGCGCCGTCACGGATGTCCACTGCGTGGTAGCTGACCTCGGATCCGGCTTCGCGCAAGGCATCCAGGTTCGCGTGCACCTCGCGGTTGGCCAGCACGCTCCGGACCCGGGCGCGCACCACGCCCGGCGCCGCGCGCTCCTGCTGTGCGACCGCCTGCACCAGCGCCGTCTCATCGGTGATCCCGGCGAGGTAATCCGGCTCGTCCGCGAGCGGGCTGCGGCCGAGGATCGCCAGCTTCGGCCGGTGCGACCGCGCCAGCGCCAGCAACCCGGGAGCCGTCACGCCGCGTGCCCCGCCACCGACCACGATCACCGACTCCGGCCCGACTGCGGTGCCCGGAGTGCCGTCCAGCTCCTCGGTGACGGTGCGCAGGGTCAGCCTGGTCCCGTCCGCCCGCAACCCGGCGTCCAAAGTGGACCCTCCGGTGAGCAGTTCGCCGACGATCGCCTCGGCGACCTCGTCCGGGGTGCGGCCACCGCGCTCGCAGTCGATGGCGCGGACGCTGGCGTGGTCCCATTCCTTGGCCACCACGCGGGAGAGCGCGGAGATGCCGCCCAGCCACGCCCGGCCAGGGCTGCGGCCGTCGAGACCGAAGTCCCCGCCGGTGTCCTGAACCGTGACGAAGACACCGCCGTCGGTGGTGAAGGTGGCCGCCGTGCGCCACGCCGTCCGGTAGGCGTCGCGGTGGATGGCCAGGGCCTCGTCGATCGAGCTGATCTCGGCGAGCCCGCCGAGGTGCACCACCCCGTTGGCACCGGCCGGGACCTCGGTGACGACCTCGGCGGCGATGCCCCGCTCGGTGAGCTTCGCCGCGATGCGCTCGGCCACCCCGCCGCCGTCGTCGGTGACGAAGAGCGGGAAGTCGCCGAGCCCCGCCATGGCCAGCCCCGGAGCCGGAGTCGCGACGGCCCGGGTCACCCGGCGGACCACCGTCTTCCCGGCGGTCCCGGTCACGGCTTCGACCGTGGTGCCACCGAACTCGTCCGAGATCTGGCGCAGCGTGCGCAGGGCGCCGAGGCGGGCGGAGTCCACCTCTGCCAGACCCGGAACCTCCTTGCGCAAAGCCGAGAACACCTCAACCCGCTTGATCGAATCAATCCCCAGATCCGCCTCGAGCTCCATGTCCAGATCCAGCATCTCCACCGGATAACCCGTACGATCCGCCACCACGTTCAGCAGCACAGCACCGACATCGGTCCCCGCCCCCTCACCGGGAGTGGCAGTGCCGCCACCGAGCCCCGTGGAGATCTCCCGCAACGTCCGCATCGCGCCGAGCCGAGCCGAGTCCACCTCAGCCAGACCCGGAACCTCCTTGCGCAAAGCCGAGAACACCTCGACCCGCTTGATCGAATCAATCCCCAGATCCGCCTCGAGCTCCATGTCCAGATCCAGCATCTCCACCGGATAACCCGTACGATCCGCCACCACGTTCAGCAGCACAGCACCGACATCACCCGCGGGCTCGACCACCACCGGCGGCGCGGGCATGGCGGTGATACTCGGCATCACCGGAGCGGCAGGCATCGCCGGAGCAGCAGGCATCACCGGAGCAGGAGGCATAGCCGGGGCGGCGGGCATCGCCGGGGCGACAGGGGCGGGTGCCGACGCCGGGACGGAAGCCAGGGCAGCCGCAGGGACCGCAGGCAGCTCACCAGGCGTGCCCAGGAGCGCGGCGAGCGTGGCCTCCGAGGAACGCAGGAACGCGAGGTGGCTCTCCGCCAGCAACTGCTGGAAGGTGTTGTGCGCCTCCGCGGTCTGCCGCTGGCTCTCCTCCACCGCGCGGAGCCATCCGGGCTCCGCAGAACCCTGCACCACAACAGGTTCAGCGGCCACGGGGTTCGGCGCGGGGAAGGCCGAAGCCCCACCGGCGGGCGGGTACTGGCGCCCCTGGTTGGCGCCGTTGATGCGCACCGTCATCTTGGCCTTGCTCTCCTTCTCCGGTTCCGCGAGCGGTGCGTTCCGCTCCCACAACGCCTCGTAGTCCAACTCGGTCCCACTCACCGCGAGCCGGGCCAGCGCCTCGTTGAGGCTGGTGATCCCGTTGCGGCCCTTGCGGTCCGTTCCCACGGCCAGGTGCTCCCGGTCACCGAGCACCCGGCCGACCAGCCCGGTCAGCGTCGATCCCGCGCCCACCTCGACGAAACGCCGGACGCCCGCCGCGTACATCGCCTCGATCTGCTCGACGAAGCGCACCGGAGCCGCGAGGTGCCCGGCGACGCGCGACCGGATCTCCTCCGGTGCGCTCGGGTACACCGCGGCGTCGGCGTTGCCGTACACCTCGACGCCAGGCTCGAAAACCGGGATGCCGCCGAGGAAATCCAGGAACGGGGCCGCCGCATCGGCCACCAAAGGACTGTGGAACGCGGTCGCGGTGTTGAGCCGCTTCACCGTGAAGCCCTCGGCGGCCATCTTCTGCTCGACGACGTCGGCGGAGGACGCTCCGACCGAGACCACGACCTGGTCCGGTGCGTTGTGGTTGGCCACCCACGCGTCGGCGATCCCGATGCCCGACAACACGTTCTCCACGTCGTCACGCGCGGCGGTCACCGCGATCATGACACCCGGCACCTCGGCCGCGTCCCGCATCAGCTCACCGCGCCGACGCGCCATCCGCAGGAGTGAACGCTCGTCGACCGCACCGGCTGCGCACAACGCGACAAGCTCACCGAAGCTGTGTCCGGCAACGCAATCCGGCCGCAACCCGAGCGATCCGAACACCTCAAGCAGCGCGAGGCTGTGCGCGGCGAGCGCAGGCTGAGCCCACTCCGTCGCTGTGATCAGCGCGGTCTGCTCAGCACGTTCGGCATCGGTGAACGCGGGGCGCGGGAACACCACCTGGTGCAGCGGCTGCTTGTCGAAGTCACCGACGCGGTCCCACGCGCGCTGAGCGCCCGGCAGGTGCATCGTGATGTCGGCGCTCATCCCGACGTACTGCGAACCCTGCCCGGGGAACAGGAACGCCGTACGTCCCTCCACAGTAGAGAGTCCATAATGGACTCCATTCGGCGTGGAGAACTCCTTGTCCGGTGACTTCTCGACCAGGTCGGCCGCTCGGTCGAGATCGGAGACCTCCGTGGCCACGACCGCCAGCCGGACCGCGTCGGTCGCGCGGAAGCGTCGCTGGCTCCGCCGGGCGATGTCGGCGAGCGAGCCGCTTCGGTTGGCGCGCAAGCTCTTCAGCAGCTCATCTGACGAGGAGGCACTGAACAGGACGAGTTCGCTCGGCTGCGAGCGATGCCGCCATGCCGTGGCCGGTCCGGTGTACTCCTCCAGGGTCAAGTGGAAGTTGCTGCCGCCGAACCCGAAGCTCGACAGCGCGGCACGGCGCGGGTGCACCGAGTTGCCCACCCACGGCCGCGCCCGGGTGTTGAGGTAGAAGGGAGTCCGCTCCAGCTCCAGCTCCGGGTTGGGGCGCTCCACCTTGATCGTCGGCGGCAGCACCTTGTGGTGCAGGGCGAGCGCGGCCTTCACCAACCCGGCCGCACCCGCGGCGCACTTCGTGTGGCCGACCTGGGACTTCACCGAGCCGAGCGCGCACCACTGCCGGTCGGCGCGCCCGGACTCGTCGAAAACCGCGCGCAACGACGTGAACTCGGCGCGGTCACCCGCGATGGTGCCGGTGCCGTGCGCCTCCACGAGTTCGACGGTGCTCGGGTCGTAGCCGGCCACCTCGTACGCGCGACGCAGCGCCCTCGCCTGGCCCTCGGGCAGCGGCGCGTAGATCGCCGTGCTCCGGCCGTCCGACGCCGCGCCGATGCCGCGGATCACCGCGTAGATCCGGTCACCGTCGCGCTCGGCGTCGTCGAGCCGCTTGAGCGCGAGCATCGCCAGGCCCTCGCCGAGCATGGTGCCGTCGGCGTCCGCGGCGAACGGGCGGCAGTCACCGCTCGGCGACAACGCCGGGGTCTTGCTGAAGGAGACGAAGGTGCCGATGTCGTTGGTCGTGTCCACGCCCCCGGTCAGCACCAGGTCGGCGCGGCCGAGCGCCAGCTCCGCGATGGCCGCCGACACCGCCGCGAGCGAACTGCCGCAGGCGGCGTCGGTGGTGTAGTTAGCGCCGTGCAGGTCGAAGCGGTTGGCGATCCGCCCGGCGACGACGTTGCCGAGCATGCCGGGGAAGGTCGCCTCCTGCCACTCCACACCGTGCGCGGCGATGCCGTCGCACACCGCCTGCGCGGTCGGCTCGTCGACCCCGTTCTCCCGCAACGCTTTCAGCCACACAGGGCGGTTGAGCCAGCCGGTCATCTCCGACATCAGCTTCATCGCCGACACGCCCAGGATCACGCCCACCCGGTCGCGGTCGGTCTCCCCGAGGCCGTTGCCGAGATCGGCGAGCACCTGCTCGGCGACCATGAGCGACAGCAGCTGGGCCGAGTCCGTCGCGGGCAGCACGTTCGGCGGGATGCCGAAGGCGACCGGGTCGAAGTCCACGTCGGGGAGGAACGCCCCGCGCCGCGCGTAGGTCTTGCCCGGCGCGGACGGGTCGGCGTCGTAGTGGTCCTCCACGAGCCAGTGCGTGCCGGGCACGTCGGTGATCAGGTCACGGCCTTCGACGACAGTGCGCCAGAACCCCGCTACGTCGAACGATCCTGGCATGATCGCGCCGAGGCCGACGATCGCCACCGGCGGTTGCGCGCTCTCGCGTGCCACAACAAATCTCCTGTGAAATCGGGGAATCAGACCAGTCGGCGCGGCGCGAAGGCGAACGCCTCCGGCGGCACCGGCAGGCCGTAGACGCGGAGCTGGTGGGCCCGGGTGATCACCGCGGCCCCCTCCAGCAGGTTCAGCGCGATCTGCACGACGGTGCGGTTGGCCTGCTCGGCGAGGAAGGTCCCGGCGGTCCACCGGTTGAACGCGCCGATCGCGGGTCCGCACCAGATCTGGAAGTCGGTCCGCCGCTCGGGATCGCCGTCGACCGCCCACCGGCTGCTGCGCCCGAGGTAGGACCGGAACACCAGGGCCATCCGGTGCTTCGGGTCGACGCGGGCGCGGGACAGCTCGACCGGGTCTCGCTCCTGCCAGAACCGCTCGGTCTCCGCCCACGCCTGCTCGACCGGCATCCGCAGGATGTCCCGCTCGATGCGGGCGCGCACGCGCTCGGGCAGCTCGTCCAGCGAGCCGTGGTCCCGGTACGCCTCGTAGAGCTGCGTGGCCCGCGCGGCGAACATGGTGCCGCGCCGCAACACCTGGACCTTCACGCCCTGCTCGAACATGTCGGCCGCTGGTGCCATCGTCACGTCCGCCAGGTCCGCCGCGGCGAGCAACGCCTTCGCGGCCTCCGACAGCCCCGACTCGACCGCGACCTGGTTGATCGAGCCGGTCACCACGTACGCGGCACCGGCGGCGAAGGCGGCTGCCACGGCCGTGGGCGTGCCGATCCCGCCGGCCGCACCGACGCGCACCGGCCGCTGGTAGCCGAACCGGGCAACGAGCTCGTCCCGCAACGAAAGGATCACCGGCAGCAGCGACACGAGCGGCCGGTTGTCGGTGTGCCCGCCGCTGTCCGCCTCCACTGTGATGTCCTCGGCGACCGGCACGAGCGCGGCGAGTTCGGCCTCCCCCGCGGTCAACAGGCCACGGTCGACCAGCCCGCGCAGCAGCTCCGGCGGGGCCGGGGACAGGAAGCGCTCGGCCGTCTCCGGGCGGGAGATCTTCGCGAACATCCTGGTGCGCCGGATGATCCGGCCCTGTGCGTCCCGGGTCAGCCCGGCTGCCGAACAGCGCACCACGGCGGGCGTGAGGTCGGTGAACGCCGAGGCGCACACGCACGGCACGGCGTTGCGGACCAGCAGGTCGGCGACCTCGTTCTCGATCGCGGGCTCGTTCGGCGAGTGGATCAGGTTGACGCCCCAGTTGGGCAGGCCCGGCAAGGACTTCCTCAACTCGGCGACCGCCTCGCGCACCCGCGGCAGGCCCAGTCCGCCCGCGCCGAAGAAGCCGAGCATGCCGCCGCGCGCCATGGCCGCGACCATCTCGACGGTGGCGATGCCACCGGCCATTTCGCCCGCCACGTAAGGGAATCGCGTGCCGTGGGTCTCGGCGAACGTCCGGTCGCCGAGCCATTCCGGGTACAGCGGCGGGAGGATGCCCACCACCTGGTGGTGCGGCGCGTGCCCGCCGATGGCCAGGCCATAGCCGTCGCCCGGGTTCTCGGTGGCGAGAACGTGCGCGGGCTCCCGGACGCGCTCGACGAGCCCGGCGATCCGCGCGGGGTGGAAGGCGGGCTTGGGCAGCGTTCTCATGAGTCTTCCCGGTAGTCGTCGTAGAAACCGCGGCCGCTCTTCACGCCGAGGAACCCCTGCTCGACGTACTCGCGCAGCAGGGAACGGGGCCCTTCCGGCAGGCCCGGGCGTTCGGCGGCGTACCCGTTCTCGATGTCCAGCGCGACGTCCAGCCCGACCTGGTCCATCACCCGGAACGGCCCGGTCGAGACCCCGACGACCAGCTGGTAGAGCCGGTCCACCTCGGCCGGGGTGGAGACCCCCTCGGCGACGACCGCCAGGGCCTCGCGCTTCACCGCGGCCCAGATCCGGTTGTAGATGAAGCCGGTGCTCTCGGCGCGCACCTCGACCGGGGTGAAGCCGAATTCCGGAAGGACTCCGAGCACGGTGTCCAGAACCGCGCGAGAAGTGCGCCCCGAGGACATCACCTCGACCGCGTTGACCAACGGCGGCAGGTAGAAATGGGTGTTGAGCACGCGCTCGGGAAAGACCAGCCCGCCGATCATCCGGCTCGTGGGGAACGAGGAGGAATTGCTGGCGAGGATGACGCCGTGATCGGTGAGCCGGTCGAGTTCGGCGAACACCTCGCACTTGAGTTCCAGCCGCTCGGGAACGGCTTCGACGACGAGCCAGGCACCGTCCACCGCGGCCTTCACCGACGGTGCGGCGACGACCTCACCCGGCGCACCGGGCGCGTGCGCGGAAACGAACTCCAGTGCATCGGCGACCTGCGCGGGCACCGGATCGGTGATCCGGACCTCGGCGCCGCCGTCGGCGAACATGAGGGCGAGGCGGCGGCCGAGCGTTCCCGCTCCGACCACCGCGACAGGGGACGCGGGGGGCACGGCTGAAGAGCTTGCGAACGCAGCGGCCCGGTGGACAAGACGCCGGTGTCCGAGCGTTGTCCACGGTCATCGCACAAAGGCGGAACCGCAGCTCAGGCGATGATCACGTGCAGCTGGACGTAGAGGCTCTCGGGGAAGAACAGGGTGCCGTCCGCCGTGGCCATCTTCCACCGCACGACGCACTGGCCCAGCCGGTCGGGGACGTGGAACGGCGCGGCCACGAGCACGGACTGGCCGGGCCTGGTCATGGCGATCGGCACGCGTTCCGGCGAGGAGCACCCGCCCGGCTGCACCGGGTCGATCCGCACCAGATAGCGGTCGGTCCAGGTGGCCGTGCCGACGTTCACCAGTTCCCAGATCTTGACGATATCCGTTCCGGGTCGCACCAGAGCACCATTCGGGTAGTTCACCATCCGACGCATGCCTACGTTGTCACCGGGAACGAGTCGATGCAGGTGCTCCGGCACTCCGGTGGCCACGAGGGGAACCTGCTCCGCACTCGTCAGAAAAACACCGAGCAACAGTAAAATCGTCAACAGAACGATACCGCTGCCATATGACCGAACCGGCCTGACGGGCGCCGGAACGGGAAGCGGAGCGGGTGCGACAAAAGCGCTTCCCTCAATCCTCGCTCGGGCGCTCTCCCATTTCGCACACCATTCCGCGCGAACCGTTTCGGCGTCCTGGCCGAGCGCGTTGACCGCGAGCGCGCGCACGAACTCCCACATCGTCTCCCGGCTGGGGAAGTGCTGGCCGCGCGCGGCCGCGGCCAGCGAGGACTTCGACGCGGCCGCGCCGTAGACGGTGCGCATGGAGTCGTAGGAGGGATCACCCGCGCGGAGCTTCAACCGCCACAACTCGTCGGCGAATTCGGCGACGGGACCGGAGGCGGGGTCCGGCCGCACCGCTCTGCGTCCCTGTTTTGCCCGGTCGGTACCGGGACTCCCGGTCGTGCTGATGGGATTTCTCCACAACGTCCACAGCCATGATCAATCGATTCACGGTACAACGCCGCGCGCGGCCGCCTCGGCCCCGTTCGGGGACGGCCGAACACCGACGATCCAGACGCGTGTCACGCCCCCAGCGTGTCGAGGATCTGCTGGCCGTAACGGGCCAGCTTGTTCTCGCCGACCCCGTTCACCGTGCCCAGCTCGGCCAGCGTCTTCGGCGCCTCGGTGGCGATCTGCCGCAGCGTCGCGTCGTGGAAGATCACGTACGCGGGCACGCCCTGCTCCTTCGCGGCCGCGGCCCGCCACGCGCGCAGCTGCTCGAACACCGGCGCCGCCTCGGCAGGCAGCTCGACGGCGGCGGCCTTGCTCCGCGCGGCCTTCGCCGGTCGCGGCGCGCGCTTCGGCTCGCGCCGCAGCATGACCTCCCGCTTGCGGCCCAGCACCTCCGCGCTGGCCTCGGTGAGCACGTAGGTGCTGTACTCGCCCTCGACGCCGAGCAGACCGTGCGCGAGCAGCTGCCGGATCACGCCGTGCCACTCCGTGCCGTCCAGCTCGGTGCCGATGCCGAACACCGAGAGCTGGTCGTGCCGGTACTGCTCGACCTTGGCCGTGCGCTTGCCGAGCAGGATGTCCACGATCTGCGCCGCGCCGAACTTCTGCCCGCGCTCGCGGTCCAGCCGGAACACCGCGGAGAGCACCTTCTGCGCCGCGATCGTGCCGTCCCACGACTCCGGCGGGTTCAGGCAGGTGTCGCAGTTGTCGCACGCCGTGCCGGTCTGGCCGAAGTAGTTGAGCAGCTGCACGCGGCGGCACTGCACCGTCTCGCACAGCGCGAGCATGGCGTCGAGGTGGATCGCCAGCTTCCTGCGGTGCGCGCGGTCGCCCTCCGAGGTCTCGATCATCTGCCGCTGCTGCACCACGTCGGCCAGCCCGTAGGCCATCCACGCGGTCGACGGCAGTCCGTCCCGCCCCGCGCGGCCGGTCTCCTGGTAGTAGCCCTCGATGGACTTCGGCAGGTCGAGGTGGGCCACGAAGCGCACGTCGGGCTTGTCGATGCCCATGCCGAAGGCGATCGTGGCGACCACGACCAGCCCGTCCTCGCGGAGGAACCGCGCCTGGTGCTTCGCGCGCGTGGCCGCGTCCAGCCCCGCGTGGTACGGCACGGCCGGAATCCCGTTCTGGTTCAGGAACTCCGCCGTCTTCTCCACCTTCGCCCTGGACAGCCGGTAGACGATGCCGGCGTCGCCCGGGTGCTCGGTGCGGATGAAGTTCAGCAGCTGCTGCTCGCCCCGGTCCTTGAGCACGATCCGGTACTGGATGTTCGGCCGGTCGAAGCTGGAGACGAAGTGCTTGGCCTCGGTCAGGTTGAGCCGCGTCGCGATCTCGGCGTGCGTCGCCTTGGTCGCCGTGGCGGTGAGCGCGATGCGCGGCACCTCCGGCCAGCGCTCGTGCAGCTCCGACAGCGCCAGGTAGTCCGGCCGGAAGTCGTGGCCCCACTGGGAGACGCAGTGCGCCTCGTCGATGGCGAACAGCGAGAGGGTGCCGCGCTCCAGCAACCGCACCGTCGACTCCACCCGCAACCGCTCCGGGGCGAGGTAGAGCAGGTCCAGCTCACCGGAGAGGAACGCCGACTCCACCTCGCGGCGCTGCCGGGCGTCCTGGGTGGAGTTGAGGAAACCGGCCTTCACCCCGAGCGCGGTGAGCGCGTCGACCTGGTCCTGCATCAGCGCGATCAGCGGCGAGATGACGACGCCGACGCCCTTCCTGACCAGCGCGGGCACCTGGTAGCACAGGGATTTCCCGCCGCCGGTCGGCATCAGCACGAGCGCGTCGCCGCCGGAGACCACGTGCTCGACGATGGCCTGCTGGTCCCCGCGGAAGGAGTCGTAGCCGAAGACGCGGTTGAGCACGTCCACTTCCGGGCGGGTCTCGGGGGAAGCCATGCGCCCGATCCTACGAGCGACCCCGACATCCCCCCGCGCCCCCGTCGCACCCCCGCCGTCCCACCCGTGCTTACGCACCGAATGAGTCATTGAGGTACTTCAACGCACCGAATGACTCATTCGGTGCGTAAGGGCACGTCAGGGTTTGCGGCCGACTCCCGCGTACGGCAGCGCGTTGATCTCCGGGTTGTCGGTGACGTCGCCCGCCCCCTCCGGCCGCCACAGCGCGCAGCCGACCAGGCCCGGCTCCACCAGCTCGAAGCCCTCGAAGAACCGGATCACGCCGTCGTGGTCGCGGACGTAGGGCAGGTTCTGGCTGGACTTGTACACCTCGACGGCCTCGTTCAGGCGCGAGGCACCGGAGTCGCCCGCCACGTGCGAGAGCGCGAGGAAGCTGCCGGGGGCGAGGCGGTCGCGGTAGCGCGCGAGGATGCCGACCGGGTCCCAGGAATCCGGCACGAAGTGCAGCAGCAGCAACATCATCAGCCCGACCGGCTGGTCGAAGTCGATCTGCTCGCGAACCTCCGGAGAGCCCAGGATCCCTTCCACGTCACGGAGATCGGCCTGGACCACACCCGTGCGGGGGTTGTCCTCAAGCAGCAGCCGCGCGTGCGCGACGGCCACCGGGTCCTTGTCGACGTAGACCACGCGGCAGTCCGGCTGCACGGCCTGGACGATCTCGTGCAGGTTGCCGACGGTCGGGATGCCCGAGCCGACGTCGAGGAACTGGCGCACCCCGGACTCGACCATGAACAACGCCGCGCGCCGCAGGAACGCGCGGTTGAGCCGGGTGGCGTCGCGGATGCCGGGCATGATCGCGAGGATCTTCTCGGCCAGCTCGCGGTCGGCGGAGAAGTTGTGCCCGCCGCCCAGCCAGTAGTCGTAGACCCGGGCGGGGCTGGGCACGGACGGGTCGACCTCGGGCGGAACCCAGCTCAGGCTGCCGGTCACCGGTTCACCTCGACATCCGATCGTGTGGATGTTCCCGCGAGATCATCGCGGGCCACGTGGAACACTACCTAGTGTGACCGCTCGACACGATCCCGGTGAAGGCGGTGGCATGGGCACAGCCCCAGTGGTTCCCGGTCGGTTACCCCTCCTCGGCCACACGGTGCCGATGCTGCGCGGGCCGGTGCGCTTCCTGGCCTCCCTGCGCGAGCACGGCGAGATCGTCCGGATCTTCCTCGGTCCGCTGCCGGTCTACCTGGTCACCA
The window above is part of the Allokutzneria albata genome. Proteins encoded here:
- the recQ gene encoding DNA helicase RecQ; the encoded protein is MASPETRPEVDVLNRVFGYDSFRGDQQAIVEHVVSGGDALVLMPTGGGKSLCYQVPALVRKGVGVVISPLIALMQDQVDALTALGVKAGFLNSTQDARQRREVESAFLSGELDLLYLAPERLRVESTVRLLERGTLSLFAIDEAHCVSQWGHDFRPDYLALSELHERWPEVPRIALTATATKATHAEIATRLNLTEAKHFVSSFDRPNIQYRIVLKDRGEQQLLNFIRTEHPGDAGIVYRLSRAKVEKTAEFLNQNGIPAVPYHAGLDAATRAKHQARFLREDGLVVVATIAFGMGIDKPDVRFVAHLDLPKSIEGYYQETGRAGRDGLPSTAWMAYGLADVVQQRQMIETSEGDRAHRRKLAIHLDAMLALCETVQCRRVQLLNYFGQTGTACDNCDTCLNPPESWDGTIAAQKVLSAVFRLDRERGQKFGAAQIVDILLGKRTAKVEQYRHDQLSVFGIGTELDGTEWHGVIRQLLAHGLLGVEGEYSTYVLTEASAEVLGRKREVMLRREPKRAPRPAKAARSKAAAVELPAEAAPVFEQLRAWRAAAAKEQGVPAYVIFHDATLRQIATEAPKTLAELGTVNGVGENKLARYGQQILDTLGA
- a CDS encoding SAM-dependent methyltransferase, with the translated sequence MTGSLSWVPPEVDPSVPSPARVYDYWLGGGHNFSADRELAEKILAIMPGIRDATRLNRAFLRRAALFMVESGVRQFLDVGSGIPTVGNLHEIVQAVQPDCRVVYVDKDPVAVAHARLLLEDNPRTGVVQADLRDVEGILGSPEVREQIDFDQPVGLMMLLLLHFVPDSWDPVGILARYRDRLAPGSFLALSHVAGDSGASRLNEAVEVYKSSQNLPYVRDHDGVIRFFEGFELVEPGLVGCALWRPEGAGDVTDNPEINALPYAGVGRKP
- a CDS encoding NBR1-Ig-like domain-containing protein — protein: MRPDPASGPVAEFADELWRLKLRAGDPSYDSMRTVYGAAASKSSLAAAARGQHFPSRETMWEFVRALAVNALGQDAETVRAEWCAKWESARARIEGSAFVAPAPLPVPAPVRPVRSYGSGIVLLTILLLLGVFLTSAEQVPLVATGVPEHLHRLVPGDNVGMRRMVNYPNGALVRPGTDIVKIWELVNVGTATWTDRYLVRIDPVQPGGCSSPERVPIAMTRPGQSVLVAAPFHVPDRLGQCVVRWKMATADGTLFFPESLYVQLHVIIA